The Osmia bicornis bicornis chromosome 12, iOsmBic2.1, whole genome shotgun sequence genome includes a region encoding these proteins:
- the LOC114879265 gene encoding protein PRRC2C isoform X3, translated as MSTLSGLVSKGEKGKSKFQSLDINNLYRGESVEPHQQKNTLPRKHGMQSLGKVPSARRPPANLPSLKSEHSSSDPAVSLVPSGGSGWATTKDSTTTTTTTTTTAVTTPDTTTSNSSPTQCVVGTTATASLHPLLPGQQSISQPSYSSDANNKSSWSAIMSRSGDGTASGGQQQSQQQQQQQQQQQQQQQSANRELNAQYGPGPSLRPQTEGSWIQGGSRTASGAGIVGVAAGSGSGTTSAVQAPPLNITGSGGHTDIPGGGRQNLVQSPNMAMAQAGPPHTSANNQNALNSNSHQVGPNLHHYRGLIPPFLHRGNFPGGFPSQFPPNTNSNGPRPRFNYAPERFPAPPPTRQQERDQRVEEEIVTRPIIKEEDLTRMDDISRDAGWAAHDDIDYNQKLAFSDEETELESLRKDEKRDRKEEKIEEISAEDRDKGRDNRDNRDNHDNRDSKESRDQPSHRPWNQSSVPRDYRGSNGSASYSGQSQLHSVHSIRGVEDDEAWNERRRLRFEVDSAIERARQRKEEEEKRYNELTRQAAAKKLQDLEQKLKEKQAKYKEEERGQSTESKSIINVPPVPIPVPDWERERENRERERSCTVSSEGKDEKSLNRELRETRDSPKDGRESRDQLMSDFRQSDRQAFVRQPDTVRNERERERERERERERDRDRDQRDTRDREHLAFSRHFQNNLPPRFQKQQAERSGAGFNRISPSTERSSTQSVPFSQQYDPSRWVHNHSSLTDNNLKTAHNVPSQRRSRTDSDISTSMDEDRPPSRDYRGSLLRDDRYRHSSHRPYDARKSGSYYDEYNRNSRDHDFDDRHSRDSWERERYFDDNKDRDSKDGLETRDRENRDIRDNRAGRDNRDLRETRERDSKDKKDYDNYLKESFDDRDRDRERERDRERERDRERDRERDRERDRERDRDRDRDRDRERERERERDRDQRERSESSEWREERIIQDRLMDNRRDTQREERMERNERPQRPDSRDSRTSRESKTSLREDDSHKLRDCSSWVNEVVDYEESKRDVYHEDMRDRERDRERERRQPLGPVTKERIEADELKNEKRSLTQLKRSSCDQDKKDQTKECTEMKKETDVWNRKLERANENNRTVERSDSSPKAWADAVSPTFDKEEDKVLESNKSEKEPEDLKQSFEKLSLEKREDTLNEEAIELQVKEDKREKNIRNRTSSGGSNSRVRESRGGRQWGGGTYSVYTRGWRGPESRGRRGGPRTAARPASARSGSYGHTDSENSADEISGSTESGKEEKKSARSPKLGHKSEKEERISSRDDKRTDYSQSQRNEKRAYDAKSNREGFAPSGEPSRRGRGSFRIRSATTAGSRMEGYGPPSSKSPFSSERITDEKRESSTRQNPSTPTPEKEASSLISPQSESTDDKIIAKQQALTAGITGKRAKSPNQQSQQSQQTQQSCSKQDVSHAISNATSQKVQLRKEESRSKRTRSGSRRGRDNREPRYRGSGSNVSKQTSSDIGNEDWETTSENSEEHVEEHKESRNSRNKQFTARSSTGNSQNIVASNMHSRRNEQIGNSREQREKGLKSSNTASRAPGAEKRNLQNSNFASQKSHSNSIPPLIQSCQVQNGRSRNQSLGNNSMALSKPAAKETAVNRIDDIKLTDPNLISQTLNEGNKKSQGKEKKATIECETETNNFTEDVSSVVEDKVDSDGFQEVRSKKNVKDSRHGQKEETKQPIKREKEKDRERDRSKSKTNGSQAASLQQQVQNIPPLLSQTIPQPTSMQQKQYDRTSRNQKLAPRFQKQRLAKQQQQQQMCVSETSDSNKISNSNNYSKDSSSGPAPPPSVNAWDKPFTTSQLRSNSPSAMSADIQLIPGLSTQNDHGHVHGHESNEQTNSGNSSQRNSPNGEKTGKGLKDQLVEKSSVADVSSPPVQTLIFENTNYSKTTKAGPSDLAVKTKFPNHIKTQQQQQQQRVEKRADLEEEANAATMQQQQQQQQQQQQQQQQQSLPVAFSNKPNDLIKDKNQEPIQMPLSFNKNEDNADMKLDFTFDSDLSQLTEDKSKSLGMTRSMHMATGQNTISPSTAELNLKIASVKKVWENAPPMPTVVEHEDGNVVSSANTFPQAFESTDVDDSYSPHQQYNQNNMKNEITTSTNVCKLVPPQVKPQQQSSGSSSGQSGSTVPGPSPIGAGQSPIGHPPVSLQGPLSPPPFNSTGQPSHINYQEFPQYPGSQAAQYGSMSAIPSPPAALFHTGSGQLPAQAGGLYGAFQLDQSRSPFTQYPSYAPSLQNSFSQQNVYLQQPPPPPPHAPNAPTPDMYQNNISQYRITAAAAPPFGQNQQLSNNPNTVLISSSSNSLMSASVKPSSQPIGAIGTKAPHFQAPSAPQPNPLTYIPYDPNQVLGVSGSYMGNSQLVQRPGPNVQASANSYYSATSADVFPGSQTGFYQPGGATQQTGTHYGLQGFGQHSQSLATGSATPVGLQNFSSGFLSSSGLQIAAAAAAQQFRNPTGGLPGPANAGPTFLSKHQPQEQPRQLKSPSGNQQDVLASVFSSTPQIPSPKSRNCKQQSSSQQPQPSPTQHHKYQQYQGVSQSTLVLQQNVRGMGMPPRAGIQPSQQRYPPPIQRPVVPFTPGPNPNNPSQQQPNCIQSQQQQQQAQINRHRPNLHQQQQRNMKMQQQYYSTQGNVKIDANEKTDSHNDKISDGNSGAQQGNTKPNVNSQDNDNKEEVNQPNE; from the exons ATGTCTACTCTGTCAGGGCTTGTGTCGAAGGGGGAGAAAGGAAAATCCAAGTTTCAATCGTTAGACATCAATAACTTGTACCGG GGAGAGTCTGTAGAGCCACATCAGCAAAAAAATACATTACCACGTAAACATGGAATGCAAAGTCTTGGAAAGGTGCCTTCGGCACGACGACCTCCTGCTAATCTGCCTAGTTTGAAAAGTGAACATAGCAGTAGCGATCCAGCTGTCAGCCTTGTACCAAGTGGAGGAAGCGGTTGGGCTACTACCAAAGATTCAACAACTACCACTACTACTACAACTACTACAGCTGTAACCACACCCGATACAACTACT tCAAATTCTTCGCCGACACAATGTGTAGTGGGAACTACTGCAACAGCGTCGTTACATCCACTACTCCCAGGACAACAAAGTATCTCCCAACCTTCGTATTCTTCCGACGCAAACAACAAATCATCATGGAGTGCAATAATGAGCCGATCTGGAGATGGTACTGCATCAGGAGGTCAGCAACAAtcacaacagcagcagcagcaacaacaacagcagcagcagcagcagcaatcGGCAAACCGAGAATTAAATGCACAATATGGACCCGGACCAAGTTTACGACCCCAAA CGGAAGGAAGTTGGATACAAGGTGGAAGTCGCACAGCCAGTGGTGCGGGAATAGTAGGGGTGGCTGCTGGTTCCGGAAGTGGAACAACTTCAGCGGTCCAGGCCCCCCCTTTGAATATTACTGGATCGGGAGGGCATACAGATATACCTGGAGGCGGACGACAGAACTTGGTCCAGTCTCCCAACATGGCCATGGCCCAGGCAGGCCCTCCTCATACTTCTGCAAATAATCAGAATGCTTTAAATTCTAATTCTCACCAAGTTGGTCCAAATCTACATCATTACAGAGGACTTATTCCTCCATTT TTACACAGAGGAAATTTTCCTGGTGGATTCCCTTCGCAGTTTCCGCCGAATACGAATTCCAATGGGCCTAGGCCCCGGTTCAATTACGCGCCAGAGCGATTTCCCGCTCCGCCACCTACTCGCCAACAGGAACGCGATCAGCGTGTCGAGGAAGAAATCGTTACCCGACcaattattaaagaagaagatcTTACTCGAATGGACGATATTTCTCGCGATGCTGGTTGGGCGGCACACGATGATATCGATTACAATCAGAAACTCGCCTTCAGCGATGAAGAAACCGAACTTGAATCTTTAAGAAAGGATGAGAAAAGAGATCGCaaggaggagaaaattgaagaaatttcaGCTGAAGATCGGGACAAAGGTAGAGATAATCGTGACAATCGCGATAATCATGATAACCGAGATTCAAAGGAATCCCGAGATCAACCATCTCATCGACCCTGGAATCAGAGCTCTGTACCTCGTGATTATCGTGGATCCAACGGGTCTGCTAGTTACAGCGGTCAGTCACAactgcattcggtgcattctATAAGAG GCGTGGAGGATGATGAAGCGTGGAACGAAAGACGCAGACTGAGATTTGAAGTAGATTCTGCGATTGAACGCGCCCGGCAACGtaaagaggaagaggagaaacGATATAATGAATTAACCAGGCAGGCAGCAGCTAAGAAGTTACAAGATTTAGAGCAAAAATTGAAGGAAAAGCAAGCTAAATACAAAGAAGAGGAACGTGGACAGTCGACTGAATCGAAGAGTATAATAAATGTTCCACCGGTACCGATTCCAGTTCCCGATTgggaaagagaaagggaaaatagagaaagagaacgaTCTTGTACTGTATCTTCCGAGGGGAAAGATGAAAAGTCTTTGAATCGCGAATTGCGTGAAACCAGAGACAGTCCAAAAGATGGTAGAGAATCACGCGATCAGTTAATGTCAGATTTTCGACAAAGTGATCGGCAAGCTTTTGTAAGACAGCCGGATACTGTACGTAATGAACGCGAAAGGGAACGAGAGCGTGAACGTGAACGAGAACGAGACCGTGATCGTGATCAAAGAGACACAAGGGATCGCGAACACTTGGCATTCTCGCgtcattttcaaaataatttaccGCCTCGATTTCAAAAACAACAAGCAGAAAGAAGTGGTGCTGGTTTTAATCGAATTTCACCTTCCACCGAAAGGTCATCCACGCAGTCGGTTCCTTTTTCTCAGCAATACGATCCTAGTAGATGGGTTCATAACCACAGTTCTTTAA CAGACAATAACTTAAAAACAGCACACAATGTTCCGTCTCAACGTCGGAGTAGGACAGATTCAGACATTTCTACTTCAATGGACGAAGATCGACCTCCGTCCCGAGATTACCGAGGCTCTCTCCTTCGGGATGATCGATATCGTCATTCTTCGCATCGGCCATACGATGCTCGTAAATCAGGCAGCTATTACGATGAATATAACCGCAACTCCAGAGACCATGATTTCGACGACAGACATTCTCGTGATTCCTGGGAACGTGAGAGATACTTTGACGATAACAAAGATCGAGATTCGAAGGATGGATTGGAAACCAGAGATCGGGAAAATCGAGATATCCGTGATAATCGTGCCGGTAGAGACAACCGAGATTTGAGAGAAACTCGAGAAAGGGATAGCAAGGATAAGAAGGATTACGATAACTACTTGAAG GAATCCTTTGatgatcgtgatcgtgatcgtgaaCGCGAACGTGATCGCGAACGTGAACGTGATCGTGAACGTGATCGTGAACGCGATCGTGAACGCGATCGTGAacgtgatcgtgatcgtgatcgtgatcgtgatcgtgaaCGTGAACGCGAACGAGAACGAGATCGCGATCAAAGAGAACGATCGGAGAGTTCTGAATGGCGAGAGGAGCGTATCATTCAAGATAGATTGATGGACAACCGTCGCGATACGCAGAGAGAAGAGCGAATGGAGCGCAACGAGCGTCCGCAGAGACCAGATTCTCGTGACAGTCGCACCTCGAGAGAATCGAAAACATCTTTACGCGAAGATGATTCGCATAAATTGCGAGATTGCAGTTCTTGGGTGAACGAAGTTGTCGATTACGAGGAAAGTAAACGTGATGTGTATCACGAGGATATGAGAGACAGAGAAAGGGAcagggaaagagaaaggagaCAGCCACTTGGTCCTGTAaccaaagaaagaatcgaagCGGATGAGTTGAAAAACGAGAAACGCAGTCTGACCCAATTGAAACGGTCAAGTTGCGATCAGGATAAAAAGGATCAGACGAAAGAGTGTACAGAGATGAAGAAAGAAACGGACGTTTGGAATAGAAAGCTTGAACgagcaaatgaaaataatagaacGGTGGAAAGAAGCGACAGCTCTCCGAAAGCGTGGGCAGATGCTGTTTCTCCGACGTTTGACAAAGAGGAAGATAAAGTTTTGGAATCTAATAAAAGCGAAAAGGAACCGGAGGATTTAAAGCAGAGCTTCGAAAAGTTAAGCCTGGAGAAAAGAGAGGATACTCTAAACGAGGAAGCGATCGAGTTACAGGTAAAAGAAGATAaacgagaaaaaaatattcgaaacaGGACCAGTAGTGGCGGGTCAAATTCGAGAGTTCGCGAGTCTCGAGGCGGACGTCAATGGGGAGGCGGTACTTATAGCGTGTACACCCGAGGATGGCGAGGTCCAGAGTCGAGAGGGCGAAGAGGTGGGCCCAGAACCGCTGCTAGACCTGCATCAGCCAGAAGCGGTTCGTATGGACACACTGATTCAGAAAACAGTGCCGACGAGATATCCGGATCTACCGAATCCGGAAAGGAGGAGAAGAAATCGGCCAGGTCGCCGAAACTTGGCCACAAATCGGAGAAAGAGGAACGTATCTCTAGCCGAGACGATAAACGTACCGATTATTCTCAGTCACAGCGTAACGAGAAACGAGCTTACGACGCCAAATCGAATCGCGAAGGTTTTGCTCCATCGGGAGAACCTTCTCGTCGTGGTCGTGGTAGTTTCCGAATTCGAAGCGCAACCACCGCTGGCAGTCGTATGGAAGGATACGGTCCGCCGTCGAGCAAAAGCCCTTTTTCTTCCGAGCGCATCACCGACGAGAAACGCGAAAGTTCAACCCGACAAAATCCTTCGACGCCTACTCCGGAGAAGGAAGCCAGTTCTCTGATATCTCCGCAAAGTGAATCTACCGATGATAAGATTATAGCAAAACAACAAGCGTTAACAGCTGGAATAACTGGAAAACGTGCCAAATCACCGAATCAACAATCGCAACAATCGCAACAGACTCAACAGTCTTGCAGTAAACAAGACGTGAGTCATGCGATCAGTAACGCTACTTCTCAGAAGGTGCAGCTTAGAAAAGAAGAATCACGCTCGAAAAGAACTCGAAGCGGAAGTAGAAGG GGTAGAGACAATCGTGAGCCACGATACCGTGGAAGTGGCAGTAACGTGTCGAAACAAACCTCGTCAGACATAGGAAACGAAGATTGGGAGACCACTTCAGAGAATAGCGAGGAACACGTGGAGGAGCATAAAGAGTCACGTAATAGTCGTAATAAACAGTTTACTGCGCGTTCAAGCACGGGTAATAGTCAGAACATTGTAGCATCGAATATGCATTCTCGTAGAAACGAACAAATAGGAAATAGTCGTGAACAACGTGAAAAAGGTTTAAAATCTTCGAACACAGCGTCCCGGGCTCCAGGCGCTGAGAAACGAAACTTGCAGAATTCGAATTTTGCCAGTCAAAAAAGTCATTCGAACAGCATTCCTCCGTTGATACAAAGCTGTCAGGTACAAAACGGACGATCGAGAAATCAAAGTCTCGGAAATAATTCGATGGCTTTAAGTAAACCGGCAGCTAAAGAGACTGCGGTAAATCGTATAGATGACATCAAATTAACTGATCCGAATTTAATTAGCCAAACTCTTAACGAGGGTAACAAAAAATCTCAGggaaaggagaagaaagcAACGATCGAGTGCGAAACAGAAACAAACAACTTCACCGAGGATGTATCGAGTGTCGTTGAAGATAAAGTTGACTCGGATGGTTTCCAAGAGGTTCGTTCGAAGAAAAACGTGAAAGATTCTAGACACGgacagaaagaagaaacgaaacaaCCGATAAAACGTGAAAAGGAGAAGGATAGAGAACGCGATCGTTCGAAGTCAAAAACAAATGGATCCCAAGCAGCTTCTCTCCAGCAACAGGTGCAAAATATACCGCCTTTGTTGAGTCAAACTATTCCGCAACCCACGAGTATGCAACAAAAACAATACGACAGAACTTCGAGGAACCAGAAGCTCGCTCCCAGATTCCAGAAGCAACGTTTAGCAaaacaacagcagcaacaacagaTGTGCGTATCGGAGACAAGTGATTCGAATAAAATCAGTAATTCCAACAATTACAGTAAAGATTCTTCGAGCGGACCCGCACCTCCGCCGTCGGTTAATGCTTGGGATAAACCGTTTACAACGAGTCAGTTGCGATCAAACTCGCCGTCTGCGATGTCTGCTGACATTCAATTGATACCCGGTTTGTCTACTCAGAACGACCACGGTCACGTTCACGGCCACGAGAGTAACGAGCAAACGAATTCCGGAAATAGTAGCCAACGAAACTCGCCGAACGGCGAGAAAACTGGAAAGGGTTTGAAAGATCAGCTGGTAGAGAAAAGCTCTGTCGCTGATGTTTCTTCGCCTCCTGTTCAAACGTTGATATTCGAAAATACAAATTACTCGAAAACCACCAAGGCGGGTCCTTCCGATTTGGCAGTGAAAACGAAATTTCCAAATCATATAAAAActcaacaacaacagcaacaacaacgcGTTGAAAAACGTGCCGATTTGGAAGAAGAGGCTAACGCTGCTACTatgcaacagcagcagcagcagcagcaacaacaacaacaacagcagcagcaacagagTCTTCCTGTTGCGTTTTCGAATAAACCAAACGATTTGATAAAAGATAAGAATCAAGAACCAATTCAGATGCCCCTTTCGTTTAACAAGAACGAAGACAATGCTGACATGAAATTGGATTTTACTTTCGATTCGGATCTTTCGCAGTTGACCGAAGACAAGAGTAAAAGTTTAGGAATGACTCGATCCATGCACATGGCTACTGGTCAAAATACCATATCACCTTCTACCGCGGAATTGAATCTGAAAATTGCTTCTGTGAAGAAAGTATGGGAAAACGCGCCTCCGATGCCAACCGTGGTCGAACACGAGGATGGCAATGTCGTCAGTAGCGCAAATACATTTCCTCAAGCGTTCGAAAGTACAGACGTTGATGATAGTTACAGCCCTCATCAACAGTATAATCAAAATAacatgaaaaatgaaataaccACTTCTACAAACGTGTGCAAG CTGGTTCCCCCGCAGGTGAAGCCGCAGCAACAATCATCGGGAAGCAGTAGTGGTCAGTCTGGTTCGACTGTTCCTGGACCAAGTCCTATCGGAGCAGGTCAGAGCCCAATTGGCCACCCTCCTGTTAGTCTTCAAGGACCGCTCAGCCCTCCTCCGTTTAATTCTACCGGACAGCCTTCTCATATCAATTATCAG GAATTCCCTCAGTACCCAGGTTCTCAGGCTGCGCAGTACGGAAGCATGTCTGCTATACCTTCCCCACCGGCTGCGCTCTTTCATACTGGTTCGGGCCAACTTCCAGCGCAAGCAGGAGGTCTTTACGGAGCGTTTCAATTGGATCAAAGCCGATCTCCTTTCACTCAGTATCCGTCATACGCACCATCGCTTCAGAATTCGTTCAGTCAGCAAAACGTTTATTTGCAACAGCCTCCACCGCCGCCACCGCACGCTCCTAACGCGCCCACTCCGGATATgtatcaaaataatatttcgcAATATCGCATT ACCGCAGCTGCTGCTCCGCCCTTTGGACAAAATCAACAGCTCAGTAACAACCCAAATACAGTTCTCATTAGCTCCTCCTCAAATTCTTTGATGTCAGCCAGTGTGAAACCATCTTCTCAACCTATTGGCGCTATCGGAACTAAAGCTCCACATTTTCAAGCACCGTCTGCTCCGCAGCCAAATCCA ttaaCGTACATACCATATGATCCAAATCAAGTACTCGGCGTGAGTGGCAGTTACATGGGCAATTCCCAATTGGTACAGAGACCTGGCCCGAACGTACAAGCCTCTGCCAATAGTTATTACAGTGCAACTTCGGCTG ACGTATTCCCCGGCTCGCAAACAGGTTTTTATCAACCAGGAGGTGCTACACAACAAACTGGTACTCATTACGGCCTTCAGGGATTTGGTCAGCATAGCCAGAGTTTGGCAACTGGCAGTGCCACTCCCGTTGGACTTCAAAACTTCAGCTCTGGATTTTTATCCAGTTCCGGTTTACAGATTGCTGCAGCTGCGGCAGCGCAGCAATTTCGCAACCCTACCGGAGGACTTCCTGGACCAGCAAATGCTGGCCCTACTTTTCTTAGTAAGCACCAACCGCAGGAACAACCTAGACAGTTAAAGAGCCCTTCGGGAAATCAACAAGATGTCCTTGCATCGGTCTTTAGCTCTA CACCACAGATACCATCTCCTAAGTCGAGAAATTGTAAACAACAGTCTTCGTCCCAGCAACCACAACCGAGCCCGACGCAACATCACAAGTATCAACAGTACCAAGGAGTTAGTCAGTCGACTTTG GTTTTACAACAAAATGTTCGTGGTATGGGTATGCCACCGCGTGCCGGTATTCAACCATCGCAACAGCGGTATCCGCCACCCATTCAGAGACCGGTTGTTCCATTTACACCGGGTCCAAATCCCAACAATCCTTCACAGCAACAGCCTAATTGCATACAAtcgcagcaacagcagcaacaagCCCAAATTAATCGTCATAGACCAAATTTACATCAGCAACAACAACGCAACATGAAGATGCAGCAACAATATTATTCTACTCAAG GAAACGTGAAAATAGATGCAAACGAAAAAACAGATTCTCATAATGATAAAATCAGCGACGGTAATTCCGGTGCTCAACAAGGAAACACGAAACCCAATGTAAATTCTCAAGACAATGACAATAAGGAAGAAGTGAATCAACCAAACGAATGA